The following is a genomic window from Malus sylvestris chromosome 7, drMalSylv7.2, whole genome shotgun sequence.
AAGCCTCGGCCTGAGGAAGCGAGTGGGTACAGAACCCCCTGATGATTAGCAGCTGCTGATGctaatggtgatgatgatggcgATTGGGTCCGAATTTGGAGGGATTGGGCTGCGTAAAGATTAGGAGGAAGAGGAGATGATACGGCGGGTCTTACGGGCCTCGTCGTGGGTGTGTTGGGGGCGGCGGCTCCGGCGGTGGCCGTGGCGGCTGAAGCAGTGGTGTGGTTGGGATCCATGGCCATGGTGGTGTCTGCGGGCAGTGGCGGGGAAATTTGGGAATTTTGGTACgctttggtttttaatttttgaatgttAAAGAAAGATCCCCACTGCTTTATACACACAATTTGTATATAATAACTATTCACACTTCTCAAACATCCTTTTATCTTAATCTTTAAGtaaatacaattttcttttgattttctctCTATTTTTAGTAGGGTTTCCATGTTCTTTACGATGTTTTGACAATTGATAGCATTAGTTTGTCTAAATAGTTAGTTGTTAAGGGGAAAAATCAATAGAGATCAAACCACATTatagtacaacaacaacaacaacaaagctttttcccactaagtgaggtcggctatatgaatcctagaacgccattgcgctcggttttgtgtcatgtcctccgttagatccaaaatcaagtcttttcttagggtctcttccaaagttttcttaggtcttcctctaccccttcggccctgaacctctgtcccgtagtcacattttcgaaccggagcgtcagtaggccttctttgcacatgtccaaaccaccgggaccgattttctctcatatttccttcaattttggctactcctactttacctcggatatcctcattcccaatcttatcctttctcgtgtgcccatacatcccacgaagcatcctcatctccgctacacccattttgtgtacgtgttgatgcttcaccgcccaacattctgtgccatacaacatcgctggccttattgccgtcttataaaattttcccttgagcttcagtggcctacgacggtcacacaacacgccggatgcactcttacacttcatccatccagcttgtattctatggttgagatctccatctaattctccgttatcttgcaagatagatcctaggtagcgaaaacggtcactttttgtgatcttcgctagattgctccggtcattagtgtggataagtatataaatggatagagataggaaagcaaacacaagatgtacgtggttcacccatattggctacgtccacggaatagagaagttctcattaattgtgaagggtttacacaagtacataggttcaagctctcctttagtgagtacaagtgaatgatttagtacaaatgacattaggaaatattgtgggagaatgatctcgtaaccacgaaacttctaagtactggagtgtggtatcgtcttgactttccttatctgcctcataggtagatgtggcatcttctctggaagtactcttcctccatccaggggtggtatctgtaactggtggagatgcacaaggtaatgtatcaatgtcacttgaagcttacttgtagtttcaggcttggtcaagcgcgatacaaaccatgtagtaggagtcccccaagtcgccgagctaggggatctgctgaaagaggtgacagacaaggtaagcaatcagagctccggctgattgttcacattctccctatcttgcaggcagcatgaaggataaagagaagaaaaatgagaagagatgatatgagatatttttgcttttgaagaagtaactttccacaggcctattcttgaactgggctagagggttttctggtttcctccagagataaggccgactgaagaatttgagggtcaaaacaagtccatcaaatctagagtacgttcgcccctgctgatatgggatacttttgcttttgacagagtaatggatgtatcggcacgtgtgctgttacgcttgtctccacatgcttccttgtatccttctcacttgccctatctgttcctcaggcatatgcgggatcttccctggaagtataaggtgttgaagatgagtactcgagagcaatgccaggtaagtaatcaggtaagggattccaggcagtcagttcctggctggaagcttgattccaagtgctgactgattgctctctttctccttgtcttgcaggtaagaacaaggccaaaggaaaagacagggaaaaagcatgatatgggatactcttgcttttaaccctgatgatatgagatattcttgctctagtatagcttgtttacagaggtattatcagggggaaagaaagctgaatatttcgaaaggcttcgttgggagtgccctctcagataagaggaagggttgagcatttttgcaggtctgcctgtccgttggggatggaggtcgacatatataggagtctccctaacatcaagtaataatgctattcctttaccttgcttggtcatagcacggtagtgggagctgccagcttcacaagttttaacatcaagtaataatgctattctttgaattttcttttgttgaagcttgtatgttgaagctttgtgagtggagcatgtaggttgaggtagtgttcccttaatttcccgagtaaggaaaacttctcggttggagacttggaaaatccaagtcactgagtgggatcggctatatgaatcttaaaacGCCATTGTGTtatgtcctgtgtcatgtcctccgttagatccaagtactctaagtcttttcttagggtatcttccaaagttttcctaggtcttcctctaccccttcggccctgaacctctatcccatagtcgcatcttctaatcggagcgtcagtaggccttctttgcacatgtccaaaccaccgtaaccgattttctctcatctttccttcaatttcggctactcctacttgaccccggatatcctcattcctaatcttatcatttctcgtgtgcccacacatccaacgaagcatcctcatctccgctacacccattttgtgtacgtgttgatgcttcaccgcccaacattctgtgccatacagcatcgccggccttattgccgtcctataaaattttcccttgagcttcagtggcatacggcagtcacacaacacgccggatgcactcttccacttcatccatccagcttgtattctatggttgagatctccatctaattctccgttcttttgcaagatagatcctaggtaacgaaaacggtcgctctttggtatttcttgatctccgatcctcacccctaactcgttttggcctccatttgcactgaacttgcactccatatattatgtctttgatcggcttaggcaaagacctttagattccaacacttctctccaaaggttaagctttgcatttaccccttcctgagtttcatctatcaacactatatcgtctgcgaaaagcatacaccaaggaatatcatcttgaatatgtcctgttaactcatccattaccaacgcaaaaaggtaaggacttaaggatgagccttgatgtaatcctacagttatggggaagctttcggtttgtccttcatgagttcttacggcagtctttgctccttcatacatatcctgtatagcttggatatatgctactcgtactcctttcttctctaaaatcctccaaagaatgtctcttgggaccctatcatacgctttttccaaatctataaagaccatgtgtaaatcctttttcccatctctatatctttccatcaatcttcgtaagagatagattgcctccatggttgagcgccctggcatgaacccgaattggttgtccgaaacccgtgtctcttatAGTAcataagcaaaaaaaaattttccACTGCGGTAAAACTTTATTTGCTTTTTTATAATGTTTTGGGGGACAACCAAATCTTAAACGCAATTAAACACCTGATTAACCAAAAATTTGATGTTcaatcttattttttatttgttgtccTTCCTACTTAGGAAGATGCTCTTCGGCCAGCTCGCTCGCTCCATACGAGTTGTCCAAGCAAGACTCATTGTTAGGTAAAGAGGGTGTGAAGTTTTTTTGTGTGTAAGTTGTAGGAATGAGGTAGTCCATATGGCCAGCCCTGGAATTTCTCTTATTTAGAACcataaatttcattttaaaacCTTCACTTGTGTTCTTTGTATCATATTCAAgatcatcttttatttttacaagCGATATTGATGAATGAGAGCATTTCGCCACATccacattttttaattttgatgccATCGTTGGCTTGGctataataaatattttttattgaagtagGGTTTAGGGGTGTAACGGTGCCAAGTTCGTTTAAAATCTTGCTCCTTTCTCTCCACATTAATGAATAATGCATGTATCAAATACAAAATAGTTTGTTTTAAATCTAGAACTTGAGAGCATTGGGCCACACAGTTAAAGCATAGGCGGGGTATGAGTTTGAAAGCCCAAGTCAGCCGACTCCCAAATTAGCAACTTTCAAGTCCACACCCACCCCACTCACtaccaaaatatataaaaataaaaaaagagagatCAAAGTTTCAGGCCTTCTCACTGAGTTGCTTAAGTTTCGAGTCTTGGTCGTCATCGTCGTCAGACTCCAACTTTGTCCGTCAGCAACCCTCTCCGTCTCTGAGTCTctctgtgtgtgtttgtgtgaaaTCATGATCTTTGTTGATGGGCTTCCCTTTTCTACAGACTCTTCTGCATCGCCTCAGGTACTCcctcccccctctctctctctctctatagatATATTGGTATATATGTGTTTGGTTTATGAGAAAAAATGTGGTGGGAAAGAGTAAAGTAGAAACTATAAAGTTGCCCAACTGTTTGCCTTCCTTGAGGCGATACTAATGGAAATATTTAAATTTGTGAAAAGTAGATATTTCAAATTTGTATCCAGCATTTCATCTgcaattataatttataatgcCTAAATTTGATGCTTATTGGATGGTTACGGTATGGGTTGTAGTTACCACCTTACCTAGCTGATGCGGTTCTAGTTACCACCTTACCCAGCTGATGCGGTTTGTAGTTACCACCCTACCTAGTTGTCTTCGATCATGGTTGTTAATCAATCATAGCCGTTGTAAGTTATGGTTGGTTCTGTAACTATGCGGAGTTGTTGACTCTCCtgctttccttcatgtatatatacatgtatctTTGTAATTGTAAATCACAAAATCAATATACAATCTTTTTATCAAATTCCACAATGCTCTAAGTTTCTGATGCCATTacttatgaaacaaatttttaaattaaaaattctaGTTTGTTTGTTGCAACACCTTAATCTGCAAGATGAGTACTAACGAAGTTTATGTTTATTAGATTTACATACATTATTtatacatataataataaaGTATACCGAAACTTCAAATAACTACATTTTTTGAGAAACAGAATCTGGAATTGTCTTCTGACGGATAATTTGCTTGCTCAAATTCCTCTACTTTACATTTTCCATAAAATATTTCTGCACTCCTTGCAATACATTTATAATAGAACTTAAAGCTTGTGCTCGTGAACAGGGACGGGATACTCTGGTTGCTCTACTGGAACACCCTGCTTTGGTAGAAGCCTCAAATTCGTTCAAAGCTATCCCGGAGAGGAGATTCTCTGTACGTGAAGAGTCAGTTCTGGACACATCGCCACGTAGTAAATGGGTTTATTTGTTCCAGAGTGAATATGCAACTGTTGATCCGGCATTGGTGGATGTATGTCTTTCACTATTCCTTTAGGCAAACACTCGTCAACATGTGGCATGAACTTTTTCTTGCACATATACAGCGGAGAGACATCAGTTTAACCTTTCTTTACTTAGTTCACTTATTAGTATATGATGCCAGTACAACCATTGAACCATTCTTCTAGTGTTAACATGCTATATTTCAAAGGCCTATTGAACTCAAAGAAAAGGGTTAGCATCTTGTCCATATGAACTTTGTAGTAACTACTGTTAGTGGAAAcatggtggccaagaaccttatGCATGTTGAAGGCCTTCATTTGAGGAAAGTGGCATTTGATAGTCCTGCATGCTGAAAGCTGTCCTGCTACTCTTTTCAGCTTTAATTCAGGCATCCTTGTGTTGCAATGTGCAACATAACATAGAGACTGCATGgtgaactaaaataaaaagtacatgGGTTGATGGCTACGAGTATAGCCTTCCTTATTATCTTGTGCAAAATGGAAGTCATCTCATGATTTATTCATGGCATCTTTATAGTTCTTAAAGTTATCATATTTTCTGCCTTAAAGAGATGGATGAAAGCTAGTGTCATTGTAATTGTTGATGGTTTTTCTGAAATGGTTGCTAGCTATTAACTGATCACTTTCATTGCAATTGTAGTTTTAGTAGCAAGAGTACTACTAATTATTCCTTTGCtaacttcaattttttcttcttggTCTTCCTCGTTAAAAGTTTGTTGGAACTGATGAAGCAACAACCTGTATCGGTGTGGCCATCTGGAATCCGAGAAATGGAATGTAAGAAACGGATTTATTGGGGATATAATTGTTTAGATCATACCAGTTTTCAAATAGTAATTTCATATTTGGTTCTACTTTTTCAACAAGAAATGCCATAGAGgccaaaacaaacaccaaaatttGGACTCCAATTGAAGTGGTAAATATGACTGGTTCTAGATCTCTTATCATTGTAACAAGTAAGACATTGTCATGTCATCTACCATTCCATTTGGCGATTAAAGTTAGGAAACTTTTGGTGCTCTAGTACTGTTGTTTCTCATTCTGTTTTCAAACTGTAGGACCTCAGTTGCTCATATGGATTCTCCAAACATTGTGGACACGGGTTTATCCCAAATGTTGTCACTTCTTGTTGACCATAACACGGATATGGAGTTAGATGTACTATTCCTAACCAAAATGATTTTGTGACTTAAATGGTTATATGCTTTTTATTGACTCATAGAATCTAGCATAAATAAAGGAATATTTCATGTTCACAAAATGCAGGTGCATCTAGTTGGTGGATTTGAAGATGTTTCAACTAATGTTTGCTCCAGGATCCTCTACTTTGTTATTGATTTTCCAGAGGTGTAGTTATCTACTCAGAAACAGGATACTTCAAGCTGAAAAATATTGAACTTTGTGTGCAGCATGGTAACTACAACACTGGATCAGAAAGTCAGGAAAACTTGGATGGTTATTCCTTCCCTTTAGGTGCCAAAATTGTTGAAACTTTATGGAAGAGACCGGAGAAATTCCATATACGTACTCTATGCATTCTTGGGCATAACACTAGAAGGGATCCCGAGGGAAATGCGTACCCAAACTTCAACGGTTTCATGGTTAGCTTCAACTCCGTGAattaaatatcaatttgttgtaTGGCTTATGTTCATTTAAGTCAGTTTAAAATGAGATAAACCTTCCCATTTTTTGTGTGCTCACCTGTGAAGTTTATAATGTTGTGTAATGTGTGTGAGTGAAACTTCTGTTAAATCCTTCACATTGTAGATATTTTTCACTATTTCAGATAGGAACTTCCACCGGATCTATTACCCCAGCTATCTTTGACAAAACCTCAAGATGCCCTGATGAAGTTGTCAGGAGAATTCGAGTTTCTGTATCATATGAGGACTCTAGTTGGAAAGGAAAGTTACTAGAAACATATGATACTCAAACTGATCATTTCAAGATAGCTCCATGTTGCTGGTAAGAGTTACTTCATCGATTATGCCTTCAACTTTTAATTACTCTGCAACATATCTTTGCTTCTCTTAAAGTCGTGCTCAACTTTGCCAGCAACATTGACCTCACATATATCGTTTCTATTCATGCAGGACACTGCAGCAGTTACATTTTGCTTTGTCATTACAACACTACTCTGATTCAGAAATCCTCCTCATGTGTTCTACTTCACCCTCAGCTGAGAACCCAGATTTTGTGGAGAATATGAGAAGGTATGCACAATCGAAAGTAGACCCGTCTTAAAGTTCTCAGTGATCACACACATGCAGAAAAAGAATTTGaatataaagaaagaaaagaggatATTTTCCCATGATAAAAGAAGAGAGAATAAAAGATTGACAGGAACTGCACAGCAAGTTGATCACAAGTAGATGCATTGAAGTTTTTCTTGTTTCTGGCCCGTGTAATCATAATCTATCAGTCAAGACTCGTATACATTGCAATTCCTAGAAATAGGATGATGTTCATCCCATAGAATAATGTTAATTTCCGGATATTGCTTTAACTAAATTTGGTAATCTTGATTCAGGCAATGGGACTACCTAATTAAACACCCAGATTGGAGAGAAACCTTTCCCATGAAGCAGCCACGCATATTTGAGAGGACTGCTGAAGGTGGCTGGAGAAAGCCACAAGGTGCTGATACATCAATCAGTAGGAGGTTCTAGTTATTTTGCAATCTTACCCATGTCTCTAAATTATAAGTCCCGCAATTATTAGCAAACCAACTAAATCAATTTAGATGATCATGCAACAAATTTGAACTATCATGTTCTCGGCCTTTAAAAGAAGGATGTAAGTTGGTAACTCATCGCAATCTTAGCTGTTTTCGTCAGCGATTGCTTGTTGTTAACTGAGTACTTATGTTGCAATTTAAGGGTctgtttgataactatttagtttttagtttttaattttactttttgcGCTTGAGATATGAGGAAAAGTAAGAAAGGTGGTGGAAGGAAGGGGAAGAAATAAAGAAGAgtgaatgaaaacaaaatattggaAGTGAAAACAACTTAAATACTTACCATTTGATGACAATTTTGTTCAGTATtaattttttcagatttttgcTTGAGATATAGGaagtgtgtgtctatatatatatatatatgagaaaaGTGATGGATGAAGAACGGTGATGGGAGGGAGAGGAAGAAACAGAGAAGAATATATATGAGAAAAGTGATGGATGAAGAACGGTGATGGGAGGGAGAGGAAGAAACAGAGAAGAATGAATTAAAACAATATCTTGTTTTCAATGAAATGCTTTGTGTCGGTTATTTCCCATGAAATGCTTGTTGGGACTGAAGAAGCAACAACCTTAGGAATGTTGGTGTTGCCATATGGAAAATGGAATGTGAAGACGTGCTTTTATTGGGGACTTACATTAACATCttaaaaaagtttttaaagGGTTGACATGCGCAACAAACTAAAATACTATTGAAAATACATGCGTATGTGTGTATAGTACACGTTTACGCGCATGCATATCATCGGCAAATTTATTAACAAAAGTACAAAACTATAACGGGGCTGTTTGCACCTAAAATATACCAATTTTTACTCATTTAGGTCATTCGGGCTAAATATGGTATTTCAAAGATTATTGTGCAAgaaagttaactttgaaagatATTTAGCTGC
Proteins encoded in this region:
- the LOC126628522 gene encoding protein N-terminal asparagine amidohydrolase, with the protein product MIFVDGLPFSTDSSASPQGRDTLVALLEHPALVEASNSFKAIPERRFSVREESVLDTSPRSKWVYLFQSEYATVDPALVDFVGTDEATTCIGVAIWNPRNGMTSVAHMDSPNIVDTGLSQMLSLLVDHNTDMELDVHLVGGFEDVSTNHGNYNTGSESQENLDGYSFPLGAKIVETLWKRPEKFHIRTLCILGHNTRRDPEGNAYPNFNGFMIGTSTGSITPAIFDKTSRCPDEVVRRIRVSVSYEDSSWKGKLLETYDTQTDHFKIAPCCWTLQQLHFALSLQHYSDSEILLMCSTSPSAENPDFVENMRRQWDYLIKHPDWRETFPMKQPRIFERTAEGGWRKPQGADTSISRRF